In a genomic window of Magnolia sinica isolate HGM2019 chromosome 14, MsV1, whole genome shotgun sequence:
- the LOC131224915 gene encoding uncharacterized protein LOC131224915 — MIGEAPSQMLLKGESAGLLKGISMPGVSTPISHIQFADDTLIMAEADSDYMENLQTTLRCFEAASRLRINMAKSKVFSVNCSDEELSSYAEIFGCSPASFPTSFVDLPLDIGPPPKSMWDKVVEKFQKLLARWKCRCLSMGGRLTLIKAALSNIPIYFMSLIRCPSSVLDRIDKLRRDFLWCGKENQKKLHLLDWKEVCTHF, encoded by the coding sequence ATGATTGGAGAGGCTCCATCCCAAATGCTCCTCAAGGGTGAAAGTGCTGGCCTCCTCAAAGGAATATCGATGCCAGGTGTGAGTACGCCGATCTCCCACATTCAATTTGCCGATGACACCCTCATCATGGCTGAGGCAGATTCAGATTACATGGAAAATCTGCAGACGACTCTGAGATGCTTTGAGGCTGCATCAAGATTGAGAATCAATATGGCCAAGTCCAAAGTTTTTAGCGTCAACTGCTCCGATGAGGAGTTATCTTCTTATGCAGAAATCTTTGGCTGTTCGCCCGCCTCGTTCCCCACTTCGTTCGTCGATCTTCCGCTCGATATAGGCCCCCCTCCGAAGTCTATGTGGGACAAAGTGGTCGAGAAATTTCAAAAGCTGCTTGCAAGATGGAAATGCCGCTGTCTATCTATGGGGGGAAGGCTCACCCTCATTAAAGCGGCGCTGTCCAACATCCCCATTTATTTCATGTCCCTTATCAGATGTCCGTCCTCAGTCCTAGATCGTATTGATAAATTGCGAAGAGACTTTTTATGGTGCGGTAAGGAGAATCAGAAGAAACTCCACCTGTTGGACTGGAAAGAAGTCTGCACCCATTTCTAG